The Musa acuminata AAA Group cultivar baxijiao chromosome BXJ1-8, Cavendish_Baxijiao_AAA, whole genome shotgun sequence genomic sequence TAAGAAGGTCCCTCCTATCCATAACATCAAACACCTGGGCTGCAAGTTCAATCTTCCCGCATTTGGAATACATAGCCACGAGTGCTGTGCCAATAACACCATTTTCCCTGAACCCACTCTTCAAAGCAAAATCATGAATCCTAATTCCCCTCTCCAAAGCCCCCATCCTCGCGCAAGCTGAGAGGGCAGATGATATCGTGAATTCGTTGGGCTGCACGCCTGAATCCAACATCTTCTCAAAGAAACCCAATCCCTGCTCATATTCATCGAGTCTCAAGAAACCTGCCACCATCGTCGTCCATGAGACCACATTCTTCTGTGTCATCTGATGAAAAAGCTCAACGGCAGACTGTGCATCACCTTGCCTCATGTATCCCTGAATCAGACTATTCCAAGAAGCCACGCTCCTTACTGGCATCGACTCGAAGAGCCTCCTTGCAACCTCTAAATCACCAGACAAGCAGCACCCGTTGATCGAGACGTTCCAAAGGAGCACGCTCGATGCCTTGTGCCACCCAGGCGTGTCGTCGAACACCATAAGAGCACATTCCGCCAATCCGAGCTTAACATACATGTCGACGATGGAGGTCCGGACGAAGAGGTCAAGGTCGAGGCCGGACTTGGCGGCGGCGGCATGGAGACAGGCGGCGTGGCGAGGGGAAGGGAGCGCTGCAGCTGACTTGAGGGCGAAAGGGAAGGCGAGGCGGCTGGGCCGGAGGCCGGAGCGGGTGATGAGGACGAAGTGGGACAGGGCAGCGGAGAAGAGGGAGCAACTGGCAAGGGCGCGGACGAGGGCGTCGAAGACGGGAGGGGACGGGGGGGAGTGGCGGAAGAGGGCGAGCGCGTACGGAACTGCTCGGAGGTGCGGGGAGCAGGCGGCGGACACGAGCTGGGCGGCGAGGCGGGCCGTGAGGGGGAGCCGGAGACGGAGGACGCGGCCGTGGACTTGCTTGAGCTGGAAAGCGGATTTGGAGGAGTGAATGATGGAGATGAGGTGGTATTCAGTTCTGGCCGGCGACGGAGAGGGAGATGGAGGCGAGAGTTTTGGCATTGAGAGGCGGGATTTGGCGATGGGCCGGGAAGCCATTACAGTGACCGGAGTAGGTGGTAGGGCAGAGATGGCAGAAGGATTAGACGACGCGTCCATGTTGCCGGCGGCAGGTGCCCCGGCAAAGCAAAGGGTGGGGCGTCGCAATGTTGGTGGGTCAGGGCGGTTCAAATTTGTCGATCTGAGACCGAGGAAAGAGATACCGTTTATTATGTGGGTGTTGGATTTCAATGGGATTAAAAGCCACATTACAAAGGTTGACCTCCAAGAAATAGTTTGACCACTTTTGATGCATTATGACCGCAACCAAATTAGTACCATTAAGCTTAATTGAATCACCCGTCAAAATTTGAAGAACTATGTGCACTCTTGCTAATGATGAATAAACTTGTGGGTCAGATCATTAAGTTCATGAAAGTAttacttgtttattatcattattgtTAAGGAAAACTTGTTTCGGATTTTTACGCGCTCATTTTCGAAGTTCTACCCTAAAATATCATTCACATAAAAAGGAAAGGAATCTCAAAACAATAAACATTGAATTTCGACTCTTAAACTAAATACTAGTAAATTATTTATAGAGTTGATGGTGTTGGGATAAAAATGTGGGGTATTCTAATTTTAATTAAGGAATTAATCAAATAttaagataataaaataaaagtaaaatttGTAAAGAACTTACATATGCGTAGACGTTGTCTTATGATGAAATCTTATCTCTATATGTAAGATTAATCAAGATCTTCATGTTAAAATTTTAagggtcacacatgtataattaaatgtgttaagttattattttgattagtcaaaattaaagtgatctaattaaagtaaagttaattggctaagggacataattattatgaaaattaattatgtggatatcatcaatcatatttctaacttaatgacaAGATAAGTTAGAAATATAAAACTCTTAACGCATAATTatatattcatcaattatgaatataattatacttgtagattcatcagttatgactataaataaggttatgatcCTCGATTGTAATATCTAATAAAGTTTCTCTTCACccatcaagaaaaaataaaaaattcttaaggATATTATACAAGAAAATCAAATCATCgattaattcagaaaatactctaatggattcatcgGGTATACTTTCGTATTAATATGTTTCTTAATTGTTATAggattttatgcatattatagtagatttaatgagttttatggaaacattctaaaactattattttggatctatataAAGTATGCTTTGAACCAAAAATtcagttttgattctataaattaATTGTTTGTGTTGGGAagaaaacctgttaatgcggaataattcttttccctctttgtgtatcaaaataggttcctcatcaaaatactaacttgatatcaaaatgctaatatcaatcagcacagcataaacaatagagcaataaatcaatcacacagtgagaccaaatctttttaatgtggaaaacccaatgtgggaaaaaccacgggaccgtagtccacctcaaacttccactatcaatgataacaggtttacagtaggtattctctagaataactagaggatcagaataacatcaagatcatagatcttggctcaagaatacgataaatctcctcgtaagagaattctaggtctcacaaatggatatcataggaaagtaccttagagagggtaaactgcagatcaataccgttaggattgtagagtttgctgcaaggattctccacataaaatttgggccgaaactgacaacgtttggccaccgatcgtcaagtagaaaaactcagaaacctaatctttttctctctctatttttctttcctctttcctctGCAAGTCGCCGCACGCTCACTGTGCAAAATCACAGCGCACGCTGTACTcacccaattttgccctttctctcttgatttctttgatttgggcttatggcccaaatttgtccaagcccacatatggactggacccaacaattctccccctccagctcatatgatgggctgtaccaagcccgctcttcgcctacatgcttcaagcttctccttaggcaaagactttgtcaacatatctgaaccattatcattggtatgcaccttttccaactgtaattctttcatctcaagcacatcacgaatctagtgatatctcacatcaatatgcttggatttagaatggtatgttgaattcttggagaggtgaatagtgttgaatctcggattttgatgatgaagtcaattgtcatttgttgtctaatctatgtgttgagataagtgtgcaggattaactacgatgaaagatagacaagcagcaggagttgcgccggagtcaagttcatgatcacgttgggagttcgagagttcgacggaagtacggacggtcgtcggaggttctgcgggaacagatccgagaagtccagaagcttgccaagcgaagctcgtcggaactcgccaagtggatcgtcgcaaagtccaggagtttgccggaagtccacagaagcatcaccgagggttcatcggatgatcgacggaagttcgccggaaactcgccggaaaaagcaattgacgtaccgaagcaaagctacagaaattgtcttagatttaatcgtagttagcacggtgattaagttagaaatgggaggtgatcccattagcttaatcctggggcaattgggcccctgaagaactcaagttgggtcgaatggttcaacccattcgaacccaagaagctgtgggaggtgcaaccgcccaggcagggaggtgccaccgcccaggctaagtctcccagcgagactaggaggtgcaaccgctccagccaggcggtgcaaccgcccagggctcagtctccaagcgagactgggcggtgcaacctcctctgtcaagcggtagcaccgcctgagctcaagtttcgagctctgcctggtgatgcaatcaccgagctcagtcttcgagctctggaagagaagtacgacctctctggccaggagatgcacagcctaagctcagtcttcgagctctggcagagaggtgcaaccacctctggcagagaggtgcaaccacctctggcagaaaggggcgatcacctctagcagagaagagaaacttctctggtcaggagatgcaccgcctgagctcggtcttcgagctctggcaagaaggtgcaaccacccctgacagagaaggtgcaaccgtctgagctcagtcttcgagctctgccaggcggtgccacctctctagtcgagaggtgcaaccgcctgagctcagacttcgagctctgccaggcggtgccacctctccagtcaagaggtgcaaccgcctgatcccggaatttcgggatttgatcgttttgagctcaaaatttgaattgggttggggcctataaataccccacccattcagcactgaaaagtaacagacccacaccgaaatcttgatcttttctgtgattctaagagctcaaaagtgttgtaaagcctttaagtctcctccttctgttcttcaagttttcagttgtaaagtgaggagagaaaggtctgtaaaggttgtctcctgagcctgttaaaaggagagaaactgtaaaagggcagtttggccttcgcccattgaaggaaggcccttagttgacgtcggcaacctcgtcggtggaggaagccaaaagtggagtaggtcaaggctgaccgaaccactctaaatctctggtttgcgtttattttttagcactttatcattactgcaaacctcctccattactactgctctctgcgctttcacgaacaagttctaagtgctgttcttccgaatctgcattcagacgtaaattcgtattttcgtacattacagtttacgtttacgtttgattatgcagaactgtcttcggtgcttttacgaaagagtttctttgcagtttacacttacattttgatcctattgataactgcaaactgtcctctacaattttacgaacgagtttcaacatttagacgtaaaactgcatttagacgtaaatcggctttcctctcacaatcatcagttctcagttcacgtttacgtcttgatttcaactgcatactgctttctgcgagtatacaaacgagtttcaaagtttagacgtaaatctgcgtctagacgtaaaacagcgtttagacgtaaatctgagtttagacgtaaaactgcgtttagacgtaaatctgagtttagacgtaaactgcgcttagacgtaaaactgcgcttcgacgcaaactgtgtttagacgcaaactgtgcttagacgcaaactgtgtttagacgcaaactacgcttagacgcaatctgcgcttagacgcaaactgcacttagatacaaactgagaattagcttttgcatcataatagttttttttatttattgaacgaacgcagcttttggtttttaatcgctgtaagatttccgctgcactaattcacccccccccctcttagtgctctcgatcctaacaattggtatcagagcccggttaactctcaaaaggattaaaacccaagagagatggcttacgccggaaaccaagagggccattctattacacgtccacccatgtttaatgggacggactacacctactggaaaacccgaatgaggatctttcttatttctatggattttgaattatggaatcttgtcgagaatggtttttcaaagtcttctcttccaatgatcgattggaatgatttggagaagaaggctttcgctctaaatgcaaaggctatgaatgccttattttgtgcactcgataaaaacgagtttaaccatgtttcaacttgtgaaactgcatttgatatttggcacacactcgaagtgacccatgagggcacaagtagagtaaaagagtcaaaaatcaatttgctgttacactctttcgaactctttcggatgaaaccgagtgaaaccattggcgacatgtttacccgtttcacggatgtcgtcaacggtctaaaaggactcggaaagagcttttcggattttgagcttgttaataagatactaagatcccttcctaagagttgggatcctaaagtcaccgctattcaagaggcaaaagatctgcgaaatttccctcttgaagaactaatcgggtcactaatgacctatgaaatgacttgtaaagctcatgaagagcaagaagacatccttccaaagaacaggaaggatatggcactcaaaacgtcagaatgccacttgagagaaaactcaagtgatgaggactgtgatgatgacttggcacttctaacaagaaagtttaaaaagttctttaaaagaaacaagtttaagaatgatgcaaaaaataaacttgaacccaaaaaggaccaagtgatctgctatgaatgcaaaaagccgggacactacaaaagtgattgtccccaagtcaagaaaagaacaacaaagaagaaggcgctccaagcaacatgggatgattcgagcgcatctgaggaagaggagtccaacaccgagcaagttgctcattacgccttaatgaccatcgaagacgaggtaacaaattcaatagatgctgatttatctttcgatgaattattaaatgctttcaatgacttatttgacgaatgcaagagtataagtagaaaatataaattgctgaaaaagatgcatgatagtcttacttgtgagtttgataagttaaaagtcgaacatcatgatagtttaaattcatgtatcaaatgtcatgatttagaaactatgcaaaaagaaaacctgctactcaaggacaccttgaagaaattcgaggttggtagcaagtcattaaacatgatccttgcaaacaagggtcacattccaaaaaggagcgggattggatttgtgagaaatcctcaccaaaatccaaccaccttcataaaaggctccatcttacatgttcaacaccaaaccaagtgcaacttttgttgcaaatctggacacaagacacattgttgtccattcaagaaaataagtccaaacaaattaatttgggttcctaaaggaaccatgataaactctatgcaatatgatagaaaatgtagatctatttatgaggcacccaaaagcaaatgggttcctaaagatcatcccttcctataaaaacattaaaagtctaggccggagcaagaaatgatattctgctccttgactctcaatggtcataaaccaagaataaaaaaggaactcgcaacgcttaagtaacaagtggaagttgtgaaatcacaaattcgatacaaccttattagaaacgtatgaaatccaaattcacatacccccctgatcttcaaaacccgttcatctacgaattaattcttgtagaaactaaatatgtcatgatcttaaaagggataccaaacaaacatacgtatgcacattaaaagatctatcttgatcgtacaagagcttcttccttaaataaaaaactcatacgaaatcatgtaacaaacattaattgctctgaaactctcctcaaggcaaaagctccctaatcaaatcatattaggtgctcactggctgcaggcggtggcacctctccagctggcggtggcacctccagctatcacgggttgccagaggttgcaccgctccagccagaggtgcaaccgccagcagctctgccctttaaacccacactagggccggctgtgaaaccgaccccagctcacttcccttcccttctctactcccccaaacctcctccatctccacttcaccccgttgagcttcccaaatacctcccatttcggagcaaaacatcaagaatccttctctcttttgaagaatcaaccaaggtattctctaagaacctcttaaattctgttttgctctccattcactcttgctcatctttatccctctaaactgttgtagttatgggatctagaagatcctcaagggacaagggaaagaggagattagtagaagagtttgatttcaccctctttgattcgaaaaaccatgctgaaaaatttccctctttcgaacttagaagcatccataagggaaaatacgtagacatacatgaacttagaaacttagaaactatccaatggtttgcaaacctagatctacttccaatcttgcagattaatgaacccatctatcctagactagttcgattgttttacaataacataaaaatagatgaggaagaaaggatgtccacctatcttttaggacaacacatctcaatcactaatagattcatttgtgatatgataggcattcccatgaaaagcataggactttactttagaggatcatgggttgatgaaactattggaacatcctatgctgaagccttaggaacaatcttggacaatcccgacataacattagttcctaaaagttgtgaacatctactacctatgaacactaaattacttcatcatatcatgactagtataatccttcctaaacaataccatcatgatgaagtgagtcaattagaattaggaactatgtacttaatcatgaagggacatgacatctgtcttggctatcttatccaacaaagcatgttagaattatctaagaaagatatgatgctcccatatggtggtataatcactagaataataaaagcttacgacattctaatatcaccagaagaagaagtaatgaaagtagatcgatacagcataataaacaaaaatctacttcaccgactaagatgttactatagaaacggtaactgggttagactccctagaaggacagatcaccctcaatctgaaccagaaccggaaacaccagtatttaggggtactcaatctcctccaatccttccccttgaggaaacacatccagttgagcaaactcatacatccgtcgaagaaattgggattcgaatggaccgattcgaacagagacaagaacggattgaacaacgacaagatcaaattctatcagagctacagcagattcatagtcaattcgactccttgtttaggcactttaattttccacctcatgaatgaacttgtatgaacatttgttgttgtaaacttcttatgttacttctgacatgctggttgtaaacatctattgtggtaaacatttgacatgtgctttgtggtaaaggttatctcgaactttaatcatatcgttttttttgatatgtgataagaatattgtgttctgaaactaaaagttttgaaaaccttgtgcattgattaggaatgttgatgtgtccgaataaataaacttgttaaaattatttttcggactatattgaatgatcagatcacatgaatgccattttctatgattatatgtgaaaatctgtaacaaaatcttgtccaaatgcatcttagttgttcgaatgctataaaacagatttattcgtacactttcatgaaaaatgagttttttgaaataaatctgataaagtgattcctgaatatgtatgtcattctgtaatatctttacgggtaaaatgaattataacaaaagggggaagaagttttcaaagcaatctatgtaaaatccctctataagctttcgtctaaattggtcttccttgtataacaatgctttttgttgatgacaaagggggagaaatatatgaattgataaacactgtgattagaaataccttgagtgatgctataaataatgtttgcacaatgccatccttgcatcaccaagagatatatgaaacatgtgctatagtttgcattatgtcttgagttgatatcctattttgtgaagtaaatgcaaacttgctagaatgataatatgtgtgcatcatgtaatagtccttcgagctttaaatgataatgttcaattacatgatgaatagtcacaaacactatcatacaaacttgatgatgaatgtcaagctttgacatcatccttgaagagatacatcatgataggtatcatgatgggagtattgataagtttaactgatctaacttatcaatacgtcacttgaattcttaggtcttgaattcaaggttgacttatctcaactatggcatatagacagggggagttaaggataactccattatcaattgattgtcatcatcaaaaagggggagattgttgaatctcggattttgatgatgaagtcaattgtcatttgttgtctaatctatgtgttgagataagtgtgcaggattaactacgatgaaagatagacaagcagcaggagttgcgccggagtcaagttcatgatcacgttgggagttcgagagttcgacggaagtacggacggtcgtcggaggttctgcgggaacagatccgagaagtccagaagc encodes the following:
- the LOC135587649 gene encoding pentatricopeptide repeat-containing protein At1g04840-like, with translation MDASSNPSAISALPPTPVTVMASRPIAKSRLSMPKLSPPSPSPSPARTEYHLISIIHSSKSAFQLKQVHGRVLRLRLPLTARLAAQLVSAACSPHLRAVPYALALFRHSPPSPPVFDALVRALASCSLFSAALSHFVLITRSGLRPSRLAFPFALKSAAALPSPRHAACLHAAAAKSGLDLDLFVRTSIVDMYVKLGLAECALMVFDDTPGWHKASSVLLWNVSINGCCLSGDLEVARRLFESMPVRSVASWNSLIQGYMRQGDAQSAVELFHQMTQKNVVSWTTMVAGFLRLDEYEQGLGFFEKMLDSGVQPNEFTISSALSACARMGALERGIRIHDFALKSGFRENGVIGTALVAMYSKCGKIELAAQVFDVMDRRDLLTWTSMILGWAIHGHWAKALRCFEEMKCECIEPDEAVFLAMLMACSHSGKVERGLQIFDSMRFEYKIEPTIKHYTCMVDLFGRAGRLNDAMSLMKAMPMEPDFVLWGAFFNACRANKNVELAEVAAEKLLNFRPKHQGTFIFLSNMYSGAGRWDDAEKVRTVMKDSGIERLPGWSYIEVEGGGHRFVAGDRSHPRSKEIYGKLEELATRAKEQGYEPDTDWVLHNIEDEDKEESLGCHSEKLALALGLLSTPIGADIRIVKNRRVCGDCHLLMKFASKLCNKVIILRDIKRFHHFKDGRCSCGDYW